A window from Candidatus Aegiribacteria sp. encodes these proteins:
- the lat gene encoding L-lysine 6-transaminase: MKYIPASKVRATIENHMLADGFDMVLDLEKSKGCIIHDSYGDKDYLDLFSFFASAPLGMNHPGLCTEEFRNHIGDVAINKPSNSDFYTEELASFVEAFADTVIPDSHPYLFFISGGALAVENAMKAAFDWKVRKNLEAGRGELGSKVIHFRKAFHGRTGYTLSMTNTADPRKYMYFPLFDWPRVDPPMIKFPLEDNLDEVIEAEKKSLEQIDEAIKEYGYDIACLVIEPIQGEGGDNHFRPEFLQQLRERADKHEFMLIFDEIQTGMGLTGEWWAWQSLGVEPDIFCFGKKSQVCGIACNKRIDEVENNVFHESSRINSTWGGNLVDMVRCSRYLEIMVEEDTLENVRSRSKTLLDGLHNLEKMYPGKISNVRGRGLMCAFDLEDEEIRNRMIKEIMKNGAIILPCGHTSIRFRPPLNISDDELLNGISIIEKAAEVVL, translated from the coding sequence TGATAAGGATTATCTGGACCTGTTCAGTTTTTTTGCTTCAGCACCACTTGGCATGAACCATCCCGGGCTTTGCACCGAGGAATTCAGAAATCACATCGGTGATGTTGCCATCAATAAACCTTCCAACTCGGATTTCTATACCGAAGAACTTGCGTCTTTTGTGGAAGCATTTGCAGATACCGTTATTCCTGACAGCCATCCGTATCTTTTCTTCATTTCAGGTGGTGCTCTTGCCGTTGAAAACGCCATGAAAGCGGCTTTTGACTGGAAGGTCCGCAAAAACCTGGAAGCAGGCAGAGGCGAACTGGGCTCGAAGGTTATTCATTTCAGAAAAGCCTTCCATGGAAGAACAGGCTATACTCTTTCGATGACAAATACTGCCGATCCGAGAAAGTACATGTACTTTCCTCTGTTTGACTGGCCAAGAGTAGATCCACCGATGATAAAATTCCCTCTTGAGGATAATCTTGACGAAGTCATCGAAGCCGAGAAGAAATCACTTGAACAGATAGATGAAGCCATCAAGGAATACGGATACGATATCGCCTGTCTTGTCATTGAACCAATTCAGGGTGAGGGTGGAGATAATCATTTCAGACCCGAGTTTCTGCAGCAGCTTCGCGAACGGGCGGATAAGCATGAATTCATGCTCATTTTCGATGAGATTCAAACTGGAATGGGGCTTACGGGTGAATGGTGGGCATGGCAGTCTCTGGGCGTAGAGCCCGATATCTTTTGTTTCGGTAAGAAATCACAGGTTTGCGGAATCGCCTGCAATAAACGTATTGATGAAGTAGAGAACAACGTATTTCACGAATCGAGCAGGATTAACTCCACCTGGGGCGGTAATCTCGTTGATATGGTCAGGTGTTCCCGTTACCTCGAAATCATGGTCGAGGAAGATACTCTGGAAAACGTCCGCAGCAGAAGCAAAACACTCCTCGATGGTCTTCACAATCTTGAGAAGATGTATCCTGGTAAAATATCGAATGTCCGTGGCCGGGGACTTATGTGCGCCTTTGATCTTGAAGACGAAGAAATCAGAAATAGAATGATCAAGGAGATAATGAAGAATGGAGCCATCATTCTTCCCTGCGGTCATACGAGTATAAGGTTCAGACCTCCTCTGAATATTTCGGACGACGAGCTTCTCAATGGAATCAGCATCATAGAAAAAGCTGCTGAAGTAGTTCTCTGA